A DNA window from Euleptes europaea isolate rEulEur1 chromosome 20, rEulEur1.hap1, whole genome shotgun sequence contains the following coding sequences:
- the MNS1 gene encoding meiosis-specific nuclear structural protein 1 encodes MAEKVGGPSVAQSVARPGQSGRRQVVGEEEGGGSSAGRGAGGPVAGATARLSGRRGGVTALPAKMALARKGGRPQLTPAQQLERKQHEAYFRSLAEEAHERKVQRIHQLEVMWEAEDRVERKRVTRLLKEEEHEQRLEDAIQRSEENKRLRELELQQEEKLAAELAKLKHEQLKDEKMRQQVRESSIELRELERKLKSAYMNKERAAQIAEKDALKYEQLKSDAELAKVMKEKQDRAEQAESAAETRRNQEKVFYQQELEKQLEEGEMRKQAAYEEFLRDKLLIDDIVRKIYEEDERARQERLEKKRMTQRFIEEFKRDQDLRRRREQEEMEEENRKILAFANMWQQREDRRMVQVHENEEQKRRLHQMVVDQLEKEWREREELEQVREELSLEEQAAADRRKEREEMEKKIRQRLELRRSYEEQLAVREVLQQAMKEEEEAFCRAMLAKFAEDDRIEQMNAQKRRMKQLEHHRAVQQLIEDRRKQFLADKKRELEERQLEERRAEAVKAIVEEERRKLLQEHAVKLLGYLPRGVLKDEQDVDMLGEEFRQLYQKRKNDGLTEENEGESASSR; translated from the exons ATGGCTGAGAAGGTGGGGGGCCCTTCAG TGGCTCAGTCGGTCGCCCGGCCGGGCCAATCGGGGCGCCGCCAAGTCGTCGGGGAGGAAGAAGGGGGCGGGTCTTCCGCCGGACGTGGCGCTGGGGGCCCGGTTGCCGGGGCAACGGCGCGCTTGAGCGGGAGGAGAGGCGGCGTCACGGCGCTCCCGGCGAAGATG GCGCTGGCCCGCAAGGGGGGTCGGCCGCAGCTGACGCCGGCCCAGCAGCTGGAACGCAAGCAGCATGAGGCCTATTTCCGGAGCCTGGCCGAGGAGGCGCATGAGCGGAAGGTGCAGCGCATTCACCAGCTGGAGGTCATGTGGGAGGCCGAGGACCGCGTGGAGCGCAAGCGCGTCACCCGGCTGCTGAAGGAGGAGGAGCACGAGCAGCGCCTCGAGGACGCCATCCAGAGG TCAGAAGAGAATAAAAGGCTGCGAGAACTGGAGTTGCAGCAGGAAGAGAAGCTGGCTGCAGAGTTGGCTAAGCTGAAGCACGAGCAGCTGAAAGATGAGAAAATGAGGCAGCAAGTAAGAGAGAGCAG TATTGAACTTCGGGAGCTGGAGAGGAAACTGAAATCTGCATACATGAACAAAGAAAGGGCCGCCCAGATCGCTGAAAAAGACGCTCTGAAATATGAACAATTG AAAAGCGATGCAGAGCTGGCCAAGGTCATGAAGGAGAAGCAGGACAGAGCCGAGCAGGCGGAGAGCGCCGCTGAAACAAGGCGGAATCAGGAGAAGGTCTTTTACCAGCAGGAGCTGGAGAAGCAGCTGGAGGAGGGCGAGATGCGGAAGCAGGCCGCCTACGAGGAGTTCCTCAGGGACAAGCTCCTGATCGACGACATTGTGAGGAAGATCTACGAGGAAGACGAAAG GGCAAGGCAGGAAAGGTTAGAGAAAAAGAGGATGACTCAGCGCTTCATAGAAGAGTTTAAACGGGATCAGGACCTGCGGCGGAGGAGGGAGCAagaggagatggaggaggagaacaGGAAGATCTTGGCCTTTGCCAACATGTGGCAGCAAAGAGAAGACAGGCGGATGGTTCAAGTCCACGAGAATGAGGAGCAGAAGCGCAGGCTCCACCAAATG GTGGTGGATCAGCTGGAAAAAGAGTGGCGGGAGCGAGAAGAGCTGGAGCAGGTCCGTGAGGAGCTCTCGTTGGAGGAGCAGGCGGCAGCGGACAGGAGAAAGGAAAGG GAAGAGATGGAGAAGAAAATCCGGCAGCGCCTGGAGCTGCGGCGCTCCTACGAAGAGCAGCTGGCTGTGCGGGAGGTGCTGCAGCAAgccatgaaggaggaggaggaggccttcTGCCGGGCCATGCTGGCCAAGTTCGCGGAGGACGACCGGATCGAGCAGATGAACGCCCAGAAGCGAAGGATGAAGCAGCTGGAGCACCAtagggccgtgcagcagctgatcgAAGACCGGCGCAAGCAGTTCCTGGCAGACAAG AAGCGTGAACTGGAAGAGAGGCAGCTGGAAGAGAGGCGGGCGGAAGCCGTGAAGGCCATCGTTGAAGAAGAGCGCCGCAAGCTGCTTCAAGAACACGCTGTCAAACTGCTGGGGTACCTTCCCCGA GGAGTTCTTAAAGATGAGCAAGATGTCGACATGCTCGGAGAAGAGTTTCGGCAACTTTATCAGAAGAGAAAAAATGATGGGCTTACAGAAGAAAACGAAGGTGAATCTGCTTCTTCCCGATAG